From the Natronococcus sp. AD-5 genome, one window contains:
- a CDS encoding AN1-type zinc finger protein: MVSFLLIQAFGSRHPDLISTCHDNPLNGAFSRFTPVLIPNTVGETTILFQSGFLTQMSQCEFCGNHSNMPYSCSYCGRTFCKRHRMPENHNCANLADATSPSTADLSEENLRTASNAYWGSSNNRKKITYLAIISLVAIALAATYLIL; encoded by the coding sequence ATGGTGTCGTTCCTCTTGATCCAGGCATTCGGCTCCCGGCACCCGGATCTCATCTCTACGTGTCACGATAATCCACTTAATGGTGCGTTCAGCAGATTTACCCCGGTACTGATTCCCAATACCGTTGGAGAAACAACTATCCTCTTTCAGTCGGGATTTCTAACTCAAATGAGCCAATGTGAGTTCTGTGGCAATCATTCGAACATGCCATATTCGTGTTCCTATTGTGGGCGTACCTTTTGCAAGCGCCATCGAATGCCAGAAAATCATAATTGTGCAAACCTCGCTGACGCTACGTCACCGTCAACAGCGGATCTATCGGAAGAGAATTTACGGACTGCATCAAATGCGTACTGGGGATCTTCTAATAATCGAAAGAAAATCACCTACCTCGCCATTATCTCTCTTGTCGCGATCGCTCTCGCTGCTACTTATCTGATCTTGTGA